The following are encoded in a window of Arcobacter arenosus genomic DNA:
- a CDS encoding sensor histidine kinase, which produces MYEKTFNYTKVYKIIYEQHQELANIIFSGILNNTNLDKKLDNIQEKSKEEKDHLRKLVFIETLGRFKTLKQKHVSNIEFMLKNGTMFLDMKNPLNNDYKISENRILFKKLKDTNLPQSTFEIRDNCSGLKFAFPIIEENKFLGAIIITFNEQAISSLLMNQYDVIANIILREEFFDKEFLKGSKLYKNAHKKGFLHNTLILKEIKHKFSKNVDVLKPEDKITNILYSIGGKEIPKSYYIEDKKTIATIIPLINSITNENQGFISILTKGSTIGLFNDNYEAFSTLFILFYLALVLLFYQQKVTNILDKEKLREMMQKDKQILEQAKLAQMGEMLGNIAHQWRQPLSAISTVASGLKINYEYNILDTKDIPKQMDLIVENTKHLSKTIDIFRDFIKEGKALKNINIQEKLDECINIVSATISSHHIKLINEIDYDNPVTLKMISGELSQVVINLINNSKDAIVQNKIKKGWIKIIQKTEAEQLLIIIEDNGGGISSDIMAKIFDPYFTTKHQYQGTGLGLYMSKTMIEKHLNGKLEVKNGKEGAIFTIRLKLSSSAIKS; this is translated from the coding sequence TTGTATGAAAAAACATTTAATTATACAAAAGTTTATAAAATCATATATGAACAACATCAAGAATTAGCAAATATAATATTTTCTGGGATATTAAATAATACTAATCTTGATAAAAAACTTGATAATATCCAAGAAAAATCGAAAGAGGAAAAAGATCATTTAAGAAAACTTGTTTTTATTGAAACACTTGGAAGATTTAAAACTTTAAAACAAAAACACGTTTCAAATATTGAGTTTATGCTCAAAAATGGGACAATGTTTTTAGATATGAAAAACCCTTTAAATAATGATTATAAAATCTCTGAAAATAGAATATTGTTTAAAAAACTTAAAGATACTAATCTTCCACAAAGTACCTTTGAGATTAGAGATAATTGCTCAGGTTTAAAATTTGCTTTTCCAATAATAGAAGAAAATAAATTTTTGGGTGCAATTATTATTACTTTTAATGAGCAGGCAATAAGTTCTTTATTAATGAACCAATATGATGTTATAGCAAATATTATCCTAAGAGAAGAATTCTTTGACAAAGAGTTTTTAAAAGGCTCAAAATTATATAAAAATGCTCATAAGAAAGGTTTTTTACATAATACACTTATTTTAAAAGAGATTAAACATAAATTTTCAAAAAATGTTGATGTATTAAAACCCGAAGATAAAATTACCAATATACTTTATAGTATTGGGGGAAAAGAGATACCTAAATCTTATTATATTGAAGATAAAAAAACAATCGCAACAATAATACCTTTGATTAATAGTATAACGAATGAGAATCAAGGATTTATTTCAATTTTAACAAAGGGTTCAACAATTGGATTATTTAATGATAATTATGAAGCCTTTTCAACCCTTTTTATCTTATTTTATTTAGCATTAGTTTTATTGTTTTACCAACAAAAAGTAACAAATATTCTTGATAAAGAAAAACTCCGTGAGATGATGCAAAAAGATAAACAAATTTTAGAACAAGCTAAGTTAGCTCAAATGGGTGAGATGTTAGGAAATATTGCCCACCAATGGAGACAACCACTAAGTGCAATAAGTACTGTTGCTAGTGGATTAAAAATAAATTATGAATATAATATCTTAGATACAAAAGATATCCCTAAACAGATGGATTTAATAGTTGAAAACACAAAACATCTATCAAAAACAATTGATATTTTTAGAGATTTTATAAAAGAAGGAAAGGCTTTAAAAAATATTAATATTCAAGAAAAGCTTGATGAATGTATAAATATTGTTAGTGCTACAATCTCTAGTCATCATATTAAATTAATAAATGAAATAGATTATGATAATCCAGTAACATTAAAAATGATTAGCGGCGAACTTTCTCAAGTTGTTATAAATTTAATAAATAATTCAAAAGATGCAATAGTTCAAAATAAAATCAAAAAGGGATGGATTAAAATCATTCAAAAAACTGAAGCGGAACAATTACTTATAATAATTGAAGATAATGGTGGAGGTATTAGTTCAGATATAATGGCAAAAATTTTTGATCCATATTTTACAACTAAACATCAATATCAAGGGACTGGACTAGGGCTTTATATGAGTAAAACAATGATTGAAAAACACTTAAACGGTAAACTTGAAGTTAAAAATGGAAAAGAGGGAGCTATCTTTACAATAAGACTAAAACTTTCTTCATCAGCTATAAAATCTTAG
- a CDS encoding nucleoside 2-deoxyribosyltransferase, with the protein MKKIYLAGPDVFEKNSIELGKHYVKLCEKYGYEGLYPLDNVVNFNQEKQKIAQDIFLANKKMIDECDIVIANLDSFRGKECDSGTVWECGYAYALGKEVYGYLSRGKNYIDQFKEEEKVLENNTYYDKDGRIIEDFNYPLNLMLSCSISKIFHGDLEDVLNKIRYN; encoded by the coding sequence ATGAAGAAAATATATTTAGCTGGTCCAGATGTTTTTGAAAAAAACTCAATTGAACTTGGGAAACACTATGTTAAGTTGTGTGAAAAATATGGATATGAAGGATTATACCCCCTTGACAATGTAGTTAATTTCAATCAAGAGAAACAAAAAATTGCACAAGATATTTTTTTGGCAAATAAAAAAATGATTGATGAGTGCGATATTGTAATTGCAAACTTAGACTCTTTTAGAGGAAAAGAGTGCGATAGTGGTACAGTTTGGGAATGTGGTTATGCCTATGCATTAGGTAAAGAGGTTTATGGCTATTTATCTAGAGGGAAAAACTATATAGATCAATTTAAAGAAGAAGAAAAAGTACTTGAAAACAATACATACTATGATAAAGATGGAAGAATCATTGAGGACTTTAATTACCCCTTAAACCTTATGCTTTCTTGTTCGATTTCTAAGATTTTTCATGGAGATTTAGAAGATGTTTTAAATAAAATTAGATATAATTAG
- a CDS encoding nucleotide pyrophosphohydrolase, which translates to MEKIEGVIKKFSQQRDWDKFHNPKNLSMALSVEASELLEIFQWLTLEQASSLDEKKKEHAKQEIADIAIYLIRICMDLNIDLEEAILEKMKLNEKKYPLFDENGEKIEYGKKK; encoded by the coding sequence ATGGAAAAGATAGAAGGTGTTATCAAAAAATTCTCACAGCAGAGAGATTGGGATAAATTTCATAACCCAAAAAACCTTTCAATGGCACTTAGTGTTGAAGCTTCAGAACTTCTAGAAATATTTCAATGGCTTACTTTAGAACAAGCCTCATCTTTAGATGAAAAGAAAAAAGAACACGCAAAACAAGAGATTGCAGATATTGCTATTTACTTAATTAGAATTTGTATGGATTTAAATATAGATTTAGAAGAAGCAATATTAGAAAAAATGAAATTAAATGAAAAAAAATATCCACTTTTTGATGAAAATGGAGAAAAAATAGAATATGGTAAAAAAAAGTAA
- a CDS encoding tRNA pseudouridine(13) synthase TruD: MTKREFTQTHKAIDFKFYQNEDDFKVLEKPIRFTNRGNFIIMKIKKRNLGTWDLLDSLAKGLKVYESELGYAGLKDKNATTTQYISIPRKYVKDLKKFKHPKIEILETFLHSTKLNIGDLVSNSFEINLHEVKEEDVYKIEKLLKQISKIGMPNYFGYQRFGFDGDENLDKARKYIYEDLIIKDKKISKMLVAQYQSDFFNKWLVQRLKLSKDEFKLLSGDVFRVYKTDKFFTPKNLTDVIIEDFKNKKIVPTGLLPGRQAFRAIGEARKIEENFDDTYIQEKGFRRDAIVYPTDISVKFDNETSKCKVKFTLPKASYATVLIENIANRNLRV; the protein is encoded by the coding sequence ATGACAAAAAGAGAATTTACCCAAACACATAAAGCAATTGATTTTAAATTTTATCAAAATGAAGATGACTTTAAAGTTTTAGAAAAGCCAATTAGGTTTACAAATCGTGGCAATTTTATTATTATGAAAATTAAAAAGAGAAATCTTGGAACTTGGGATTTATTAGATTCTTTGGCAAAAGGATTAAAGGTTTATGAAAGTGAGTTGGGTTATGCAGGTTTAAAAGATAAAAATGCAACTACAACTCAATATATCTCAATTCCTAGAAAGTATGTTAAAGATTTAAAAAAATTTAAACATCCAAAAATTGAAATTTTAGAGACTTTTTTACATAGTACTAAACTAAATATAGGAGATTTAGTCTCAAATTCATTTGAGATTAATTTACATGAAGTCAAGGAAGAGGATGTTTACAAAATTGAAAAGTTATTAAAGCAAATAAGTAAAATCGGTATGCCTAATTATTTTGGTTATCAAAGATTTGGCTTTGATGGAGATGAAAATCTTGATAAAGCAAGAAAATATATTTATGAAGACTTGATTATTAAAGATAAAAAAATCTCTAAGATGTTAGTTGCTCAATACCAAAGTGATTTTTTTAATAAATGGCTTGTTCAAAGATTAAAATTATCAAAGGACGAGTTTAAACTATTATCTGGGGATGTATTTAGAGTTTATAAAACTGATAAGTTTTTTACACCTAAAAATTTAACTGATGTTATTATAGAAGATTTTAAAAATAAAAAAATAGTTCCAACTGGTTTACTTCCAGGACGACAAGCTTTTCGAGCTATTGGTGAAGCAAGAAAAATTGAAGAAAATTTTGATGATACGTATATTCAAGAAAAAGGTTTTAGGCGAGATGCAATCGTTTATCCAACAGATATAAGTGTTAAATTTGATAATGAAACTTCAAAGTGTAAAGTTAAATTTACACTTCCTAAAGCTTCTTATGCAACTGTTTTAATAGAAAATATAGCAAATAGAAATCTAAGAGTTTAA